In Symphalangus syndactylus isolate Jambi chromosome 14, NHGRI_mSymSyn1-v2.1_pri, whole genome shotgun sequence, one DNA window encodes the following:
- the ACOX1 gene encoding peroxisomal acyl-coenzyme A oxidase 1 isoform X4, which translates to MAAFIQRTPDNWHLRPDGNGPRFVHRGRPEPLDLHLGMFLPTLLHQATAEQQERFFMPAWNLEIIGTYAQTEMGHGTHLRGLETTATYDPETQEFILNSPTVTSIKWWPGGLGKTSNHAIVLAQLITKGKCYGLHAFIVPIREIGTHKPLPGITVGDIGPKFGYDEIDNGYLKMDNYRIPRENMLMKYAQVKPDGTYVKPLSNKLTYGTMVFVRSFLVGEAARALSKACTIAIRYSAVRHQSEIKPGEPEPQILDFQTQQYKLFPLLATAYAFQFVGAYMKETYHRINEGIGQGDLSELPELHALTAGLKAFTSWTANTGIEACRMACGGHGYSHCSGLPNIYVNFTPSCTFEGENSVMMLQTARFLMKSYDQVHSGKLVCGMVSYLNDLPSQRIQPQQVAVWPTMVDINSPESLTEAYKLRAARLVEIAAKNLQKEVIHRKSKEVAWNLTSVDLVRASEAHCHYVVVKLFSEKLLKTQDKAIQAVLRNLCLLYSLYGISQNAGDFLQGSIMTESQITQVNQRVKELLTLIRSDAVALVDAFDFQDVTLGSVLGRYDGNVYENLFEWAKNSPLNKAEVHESYKHLKSLQSKL; encoded by the exons TTTTGTGCACCGAGGGCGGCCTGAACCTCTGGATCTTCACTTGGGCATGTTCCTGCCCACCTTGCTTCACCAGGCAACTGCGGAGCAGCAGGAGCGCTTCTTCATGCCCGCCTGGAACTTGGAGATCATTGGCACTTATGCCCAGACAGAGATGGGTCATG GAACTCACCTTCGAGGCTTGGAAACCACAGCCACATATGACCCTGAAACCCAGGAGTTCATTCTCAACAGTCCTACTGTGACCTCCATTAAATGGTGGCCTGGTGGGC TTGGAAAGACTTCAAATCATGCAATAGTTCTTGCCCAGCTCATCACTAAGGGGAAATGCTATGGATTACATGCCTTTATCGTACCTATTCGTGAAATCGGGACCCATAAGCCTTTGCCAG GAATTACCGTTGGTGACATCGGCCCCAAATTTGGTTATGATGAGATAGACAATGGCTACCTCAAAATGGACAACTATCGTATTCCCAGAGAAAACATGCTGATGAAGTATGCCCAG GTGAAGCCTGATGGCACGTACGTGAAACCGCTGAGTAACAAGCTGACTTACGGGACTATGGTGTTTGTCAGGTCCTTCCTTGTGGGAGAAGCTGCTCGGGCTCTGTCTAAGGCGTGCACCATTGCCATCCGATACAGCGCTGTGAGGCACCAGTCTGAAATCAAGCCAGG TGAACCAGAAccacagattttggattttcaaacCCAGCAGTATAAACTCTTTCCACTCCTGGCCACTGCCTATGCCTTCCAGTTTGTGGGCGCATACATGAAGGAGACCTATCACCGGATTAACGAAGGCATTGGTCAAGGGGACCTGAGTGAACTGCCTGAG CTTCATGCCCTCACCGCCGGACTTAAGGCTTTCACCTCCTGGACTGCAAACACTGGCATCGAAGCATGTCGGATGGCTTGTGGTGGGCATGGCTATTCTCATTGCAGTGGTCTTCCAAATATTTATGTCAATTTCACCCCAAGCTGTACCTTTGAGGGAGAAAACAGTGTCATGATGCTCCAGACGGCTAG GTTCTTGATGAAAAGTTATGACCAGGTGCACTCAGGAAAGTTGGTGTGTGGCATGGTGTCCTATTTGAATGACCTGCCCAGTCAACGCATCCAGCCACAGCAGGTAGCAGTCTGGCCAACCATGGTGGATATCAACAGCCCTGAAAGCCTAACCGAAGCATATAAACTCCGTGCAGCCAG ATTAGTAGAAATTGCtgcaaaaaaccttcaaaaagaaGTAATTCACAGAAAAAGCAAGGAGGTAGCGTGGAACCTAACTTCTGTTGACCTTGTTCGAGCAAGTGAG gCACATTGCCACTATGTGGTAGTTAAGCTCTTTTCAGAAAAACTCCTCAAAACTCAAGATAAAGCCATTCAAGCTGTCTTAAGGAATTTATGTCTGCTGTATTCTTTGTATGGAATCAGTCAGAATGCGGGGGATTTCCTTCAG GGGAGCATAATGACAGAGTCTCAGATTACGCAAGTAAACCAGCGTGTAAAGGAGTTACTCACTCTGATTCGCTCAGATGCTGTTGCTTTGGTTGATGCATTTGATTTTCAGGATGTGACACTTGGCTCTGTGCTTGGCCGCTATGATGGAAATGTGTATGAAAACTTGTTTGAGTGGGCTAAGAACTCCCCACTGAACAAAGCAGAG GTCCACGAATCTTACAAGCACCTGAAGTCACTGCAGTCCAAGCTCTGA